A stretch of Dehalococcoidia bacterium DNA encodes these proteins:
- a CDS encoding site-specific integrase has product MTAIAYLDETASGWDRTLYAFLAEKHRRSGSQRTVQAYSRMLNEFFGRAAKTPDQVTSDDAFAWAYGTALAGKEPSSITIAARLACLSSYYRFLIRMKVVGSNPCDAIERPRISPSNPRGLTAGDIRRLLAVITPRPPAGRPGPYCPQPAGGAAAAGLSARRGRTGLPPPGRPVPVGPAPGPGPGLRHARTGRFACA; this is encoded by the coding sequence ATGACCGCAATCGCCTACCTCGACGAAACCGCCTCCGGCTGGGACCGCACCCTGTACGCCTTCCTGGCCGAGAAGCATCGCCGCTCCGGCTCCCAGCGCACCGTCCAGGCCTACTCGCGCATGCTGAACGAGTTCTTCGGCCGCGCCGCGAAAACGCCCGACCAGGTCACCAGCGACGACGCCTTCGCCTGGGCATACGGCACCGCCCTCGCCGGCAAGGAGCCCTCCTCGATCACTATCGCCGCCCGCCTCGCCTGTCTTAGCAGCTACTACCGCTTCCTGATCAGGATGAAGGTCGTCGGTTCCAACCCCTGCGACGCCATTGAGCGCCCGCGCATCTCGCCCTCGAACCCCAGGGGCCTGACGGCGGGCGACATCCGCCGCCTCCTCGCCGTGATCACGCCGAGGCCGCCCGCCGGGCGACCAGGCCCGTATTGCCCCCAACCTGCGGGAGGAGCTGCGGCGGCGGGCCTTTCAGCTCGGCGCGGACGCACAGGCCTACCCCCTCCAGGGCGCCCAGTGCCGGTCGGACCTGCTCCGGGCCCTGGACCAGGCCTACGACACGCGCGCACCGGCAGGTTTGCTTGTGCGTGA
- a CDS encoding helicase-related protein gives MATEGVTLPSQDTVLAGPFWSGPVRVLSASVNGNSIRIRAVGVVDSRYSDQTLTVEQFRDLVSEVRGGTYRFDAEPRLFRLATEALRTHLAHAFDPQFAVSVSQVDPLPHQIDAVYKHMLSQPRLRFLLADDPGAGKTIMAGLLMRELMQRGEIRRVLVLCPKALTDQWRREMWERFRQRFVLVTGDVVAGAFGQNAWIENDLVVGSIDLATREHILPGLEQSTWDLIIFDEAHKLSAYRYANKIDKTQRYQLAESLAKRTKHLLLMTATPHRGDDENFRLLMSLLDDKVFASLAGMRQALDKNQESPFFLRRMKEAMRDFDGRPLFLPRHVATVPYPLDTHEQQLYDAVTDYVAKGLEQAESARNRNVGLAMTVLQRRLASSLYAITRSLERRRDRLTEALAESRRRGMRVTAQPDINVDIDEDEDLFELTEEEEAALSGASTARTPEELEAEIALLNRLVAQADAAMRVGTERKLREFETVIHNETVRDSREKILVFTEHRDTLTYLTRKLQEWGKSVTYIHGGMKLQDRIAAEKDFRGDKQFLVATDAAGEGINLQFCRVMVNWDLPWNPNRLEQRMGRIHRYGQEYEVNVYNLVAETTREGEVLIRLMDKLQRMRESLGHDQVYDVISGVLESGQVRLDVLIKEAILGRRSKDEILAEFDFLDSESSKAAAREALAEALATPHIDMAFINGELRDSKERRLTPEFVEGFFVDALRYCGGRLTPGSDRDWRLEFVPADLRRRVAASNTGEFGAENRVITFRKERLRKDPPAEFVAPGHPLFDAVVDRILEHGRPALAQGTTFIDKEAREPYLVWLLETGVVNGAQEVVHKRLMALRQRGEAFEAVAPGVLLDLPPSETAPAVPPSLVERADADRAIAAATRFYAEEYLKEVTQEQERQVAIVRRALEQSVQDSLTELQARLERQQEEEAKGKDMRLAIQTTNLQIDALTRELRERRALLERRRVTAIQTPKVVGVAAVIPGPVPRVMETGMGGDMTDIELAAMNFVVQWERDQGREPEDVHKTGVGYDVKSTAPDGSVRYIEVKGHASSGDVILYYTEWQTAHRMREEFYIYEVNYALSDPQLRIVQDPVGKGIQPVERVVEYLIRADQLDQVAEPARGD, from the coding sequence ATGGCGACCGAAGGCGTAACACTGCCATCTCAGGACACCGTGCTCGCCGGCCCGTTCTGGTCAGGCCCGGTCCGGGTCCTTAGCGCGTCCGTGAACGGTAACTCCATCCGCATTCGGGCCGTAGGTGTCGTCGATTCGCGGTACTCCGACCAGACGCTGACCGTCGAGCAATTCCGGGACCTCGTGTCGGAGGTCCGTGGCGGCACATACCGCTTTGATGCCGAGCCGCGCCTTTTCCGTCTCGCGACGGAAGCCCTACGGACGCATCTAGCTCACGCCTTCGACCCTCAGTTCGCGGTCTCGGTGTCCCAAGTCGATCCTCTACCCCACCAGATTGACGCGGTGTACAAGCACATGCTCAGTCAGCCAAGGCTGCGCTTTCTCCTGGCTGACGACCCCGGTGCCGGCAAGACAATCATGGCCGGGCTCCTCATGCGCGAGCTGATGCAGCGAGGCGAGATCAGGCGTGTACTAGTCCTATGCCCGAAGGCGCTAACTGACCAGTGGCGCCGCGAAATGTGGGAGCGCTTCCGCCAGCGCTTCGTTCTCGTAACAGGGGATGTGGTGGCCGGGGCCTTCGGGCAGAATGCTTGGATCGAAAACGACCTCGTCGTCGGCTCGATTGACCTGGCAACGCGCGAGCACATTCTGCCCGGTCTCGAGCAATCCACCTGGGACCTGATCATCTTCGACGAGGCCCACAAGCTCTCCGCTTACCGGTACGCGAACAAAATCGATAAGACCCAGCGCTACCAGTTGGCGGAGAGCCTTGCGAAGAGAACGAAGCACCTGCTCCTGATGACTGCGACACCCCACCGAGGCGACGACGAGAACTTCCGGCTGCTGATGTCGCTATTAGACGACAAGGTCTTCGCCTCCCTGGCTGGCATGCGCCAGGCGCTGGACAAGAATCAGGAGTCGCCCTTCTTCCTCCGCCGGATGAAAGAAGCGATGCGGGACTTCGACGGCCGGCCGCTGTTCCTGCCCAGGCATGTGGCTACTGTGCCCTATCCCTTGGATACACATGAGCAGCAGCTCTACGACGCCGTCACAGACTACGTCGCGAAGGGGCTGGAACAGGCCGAATCAGCGAGGAACCGCAATGTCGGCCTGGCTATGACCGTCCTCCAGCGCCGGCTCGCCTCCTCTCTCTATGCGATCACGCGCAGCCTCGAACGGCGGCGCGACCGTTTGACCGAGGCGCTGGCTGAATCTCGGCGGCGCGGAATGCGCGTAACGGCTCAGCCTGACATCAACGTGGACATCGATGAGGACGAGGACCTCTTCGAGCTTACAGAAGAGGAGGAGGCCGCTCTCTCCGGCGCCTCGACGGCCCGCACGCCCGAGGAGCTCGAAGCGGAGATTGCCCTCCTGAACCGCCTCGTAGCGCAAGCGGACGCGGCGATGCGAGTGGGGACGGAGCGCAAGCTGCGCGAGTTCGAAACCGTCATTCACAACGAGACGGTTCGTGACAGCAGGGAGAAGATACTCGTCTTCACGGAGCACCGGGACACGCTGACCTACCTGACACGGAAACTGCAGGAGTGGGGCAAGAGCGTAACCTACATTCACGGCGGCATGAAGCTGCAGGACCGCATCGCCGCCGAGAAAGACTTCCGCGGCGACAAGCAGTTCCTGGTCGCGACGGACGCCGCGGGCGAAGGCATCAACCTCCAGTTCTGCCGGGTGATGGTGAACTGGGACCTGCCCTGGAACCCAAACCGGCTCGAGCAGCGCATGGGGCGCATCCACCGCTACGGCCAGGAGTACGAGGTCAATGTCTACAACCTCGTCGCGGAGACCACGCGTGAGGGCGAGGTCCTCATCCGTCTCATGGACAAGCTCCAGCGCATGCGGGAGTCGCTGGGCCACGACCAAGTCTATGACGTCATCTCCGGTGTCTTGGAGAGCGGGCAGGTTCGGCTGGACGTGCTTATTAAGGAAGCGATCCTCGGCCGGCGCTCGAAAGACGAAATCCTCGCCGAGTTCGACTTCCTGGACAGCGAGTCCTCGAAGGCTGCTGCACGCGAGGCCCTTGCCGAGGCACTCGCGACGCCGCACATCGACATGGCCTTCATCAACGGTGAGCTGCGGGACTCCAAGGAGCGCCGCCTGACGCCTGAGTTCGTCGAAGGCTTCTTCGTCGATGCCTTGAGGTATTGCGGCGGCCGCCTCACGCCGGGCTCGGACCGCGACTGGCGCCTCGAGTTTGTCCCGGCCGACCTCCGGCGCAGGGTGGCGGCCTCGAACACCGGCGAGTTCGGCGCCGAGAACCGGGTTATCACCTTCCGCAAGGAGCGCCTGCGCAAGGACCCACCGGCTGAGTTCGTCGCGCCGGGCCACCCTCTTTTCGACGCCGTGGTCGACCGCATCCTCGAACATGGAAGGCCGGCCCTTGCCCAGGGGACGACGTTCATCGACAAGGAAGCGCGCGAGCCCTATCTCGTCTGGCTGTTGGAAACCGGCGTCGTCAACGGGGCGCAGGAAGTCGTCCACAAGCGCCTGATGGCCCTGCGGCAGCGCGGCGAAGCCTTCGAAGCGGTCGCCCCAGGCGTGCTTCTCGACCTGCCGCCAAGCGAAACGGCCCCTGCCGTCCCGCCGTCCCTGGTAGAGCGCGCCGACGCCGACCGCGCGATCGCGGCAGCGACTCGCTTCTACGCCGAGGAGTATCTGAAAGAGGTCACGCAGGAGCAGGAGCGGCAGGTGGCCATCGTGCGCCGCGCCCTGGAGCAGTCGGTCCAGGACAGCCTGACCGAGCTCCAGGCGCGGCTCGAACGCCAACAGGAAGAGGAAGCCAAGGGCAAAGACATGCGCTTGGCTATTCAGACCACCAACCTTCAGATCGACGCCCTGACGCGGGAGCTGCGCGAGCGGCGCGCCCTGTTGGAGCGGCGCCGCGTCACCGCCATCCAGACCCCCAAGGTGGTCGGTGTCGCCGCAGTCATCCCAGGTCCCGTGCCGCGCGTAATGGAAACGGGCATGGGCGGCGATATGACCGACATCGAGCTGGCGGCGATGAACTTCGTCGTGCAATGGGAGCGCGACCAGGGCCGCGAGCCGGAGGACGTCCACAAGACCGGCGTCGGCTATGACGTCAAGAGCACGGCGCCTGATGGCTCCGTGCGCTACATCGAAGTCAAGGGCCACGCATCGAGCGGCGACGTCATCCTCTACTACACGGAGTGGCAGACCGCCCACCGCATGCGGGAGGAGTTCTACATCTACGAGGTCAACTACGCACTCTCGGACCCACAGTTGCGGATCGTCCAGGACCCGGTAGGCAAAGGCATTCAGCCCGTCGAGCGCGTGGTCGAGTACCTGATCAGGGCCGACCAGCTCGACCAGGTCGCTGAACCGGCCCGCGGAGACTAA